In a single window of the Bacteroidota bacterium genome:
- a CDS encoding sugar kinase, with protein sequence MSTVVTFGEIMLRLSAPGFSRFTQTDRFDVTYGGGEANVAISLAHFGHDARFVSKLPAHEVGQAAVGHLRRYGVDTRFVVRGGERVGIYFLETGASQRPSKVIYDRAHSAVSEMQPDEVDWARVFDGADWFHWTGITPALGPSAHRAVEAACRAAKTAGVTVSCDLNYRAKLWTVDEARAAMRSLMAYVDVCIANEEDADRSLGVTTEGSGAAAAEEAELDAAGYARLAEKLKAEYGFDAVAITLRESHSASDNGWSALLLGGAGTAAPLAAPTRSRRYDVRLVDRVGGGDSFAAGLIHGLLTKDDAEDALNFAVAASALKQTIPGDANLTSAAEVDKLATGSGSGRVER encoded by the coding sequence ATGTCCACCGTCGTCACCTTCGGCGAGATCATGCTCCGGCTCTCGGCGCCGGGCTTCTCCCGCTTCACGCAGACCGACCGCTTCGACGTGACCTACGGGGGCGGCGAGGCCAACGTCGCCATCTCGCTCGCCCACTTCGGGCACGACGCCCGGTTCGTCTCGAAGCTGCCCGCGCACGAGGTCGGGCAGGCGGCCGTGGGCCACCTCCGGCGCTACGGCGTCGACACCCGCTTCGTCGTGCGCGGCGGCGAGCGGGTCGGGATCTACTTCCTCGAAACCGGCGCGAGCCAGCGGCCCTCGAAGGTGATCTACGACCGGGCGCACTCGGCCGTGAGCGAGATGCAGCCCGATGAAGTCGATTGGGCCCGAGTCTTCGACGGGGCCGATTGGTTCCACTGGACGGGCATCACGCCCGCGCTCGGCCCGTCGGCGCACCGGGCGGTGGAGGCGGCGTGCCGCGCGGCGAAGACGGCGGGCGTGACCGTCTCGTGCGACCTCAACTACCGGGCGAAGCTGTGGACCGTCGACGAGGCCCGCGCCGCGATGCGATCCCTCATGGCGTACGTCGACGTGTGCATCGCCAACGAGGAGGACGCCGACCGCTCGCTCGGCGTGACGACCGAAGGCTCGGGCGCCGCCGCCGCCGAAGAGGCCGAGCTCGACGCGGCCGGGTACGCCCGCCTCGCCGAGAAGCTGAAGGCCGAGTACGGCTTCGACGCCGTCGCGATCACGCTCCGCGAGTCTCACTCGGCGAGCGACAACGGCTGGAGCGCCCTCCTCCTCGGCGGGGCCGGGACGGCCGCGCCGCTCGCCGCGCCGACCCGGAGTCGCCGCTACGACGTACGCCTCGTCGACCGCGTCGGCGGGGGCGACAGCTTCGCCGCCGGCCTCATCCATGGTCTGCTCACGAAAGACGACGCCGAGGATGCGCTGAACTTCGCCGTCGCCGCGAGTGCGCTCAAGCAAACCATCCCCGGCGACGCCAACCTCACCTCGGCCGCCGAGGTCGATAAGCTGGCCACCGGCTCCGGCTCCGGCCGCGTCGAACGGTGA
- a CDS encoding glycoside hydrolase family 2 TIM barrel-domain containing protein: MLRPATNAHRLTLDLGGFWHLVPDLDDALGAEAPFGDGALAFAVPGSWNEQLAEAGLADYVGACWIGRDVFVPSAMAGQRVFLRVGSADYHCEVFVDGTPVGESTAAFLPFDVEITGRVTPGRSVPVALRVDNRADAETIPQGIASHEFAEPKERGAGAEHFPPARYDFFPYGGVHRPVTLYGLPKTFIEDVRVKTSLGGTVRVEVDIDGDGEYVAAWLDDGEEEVADAVEDVADGSVTLTLRVPAPRLWSRDDPFLYTLRLDLGTGDETVDRVEVPAGIREVRVEGTSLLLNGEPVFLRGFGKHEDFPVLGKAHHPALVVKDFGLLRWVGANSFRTSHYPYAEDWLDEADRRGVLVLSEVPAVSLNHSKTTDATQAAHAEAIRQLVRRDRNHPSVVGWVIGNEPGLSGEEEATNEVAADYWRPLFDLTHDLDPSRPVTVPVHARGPGVPLYPLCDIVSVNRYYGWYTQPGQLGEAARLLKEELDEIADAHGKPILVSEFGADTLAGAHATVPRQFTEEYQAAFIEAYLDVIENHPACCGAHVWNFADFRTPQNVRRVVDNLKGVFTRTRDPKRAAFALRARWTGQRGPGMSGVGGVGGVGGVGGVKKNHQS; this comes from the coding sequence ATGCTCCGACCGGCCACCAACGCCCACCGCCTCACGCTCGACCTAGGCGGCTTCTGGCACCTCGTGCCTGACCTCGACGACGCGCTCGGTGCCGAGGCTCCGTTCGGGGATGGGGCGCTCGCCTTCGCCGTGCCGGGAAGCTGGAACGAGCAGCTCGCCGAGGCGGGGCTGGCGGACTACGTCGGGGCGTGCTGGATTGGGCGCGACGTATTCGTGCCTAGCGCGATGGCTGGGCAGCGCGTCTTCCTCCGTGTCGGCTCGGCGGACTACCACTGCGAGGTGTTCGTCGATGGCACACCCGTGGGTGAGAGCACGGCGGCATTTCTGCCGTTCGACGTCGAGATCACGGGCCGCGTGACGCCGGGGCGAAGCGTCCCCGTTGCACTCCGCGTGGACAACCGCGCCGACGCCGAGACCATCCCGCAGGGCATCGCCTCGCACGAGTTCGCCGAGCCGAAGGAGCGCGGGGCCGGGGCCGAGCACTTCCCGCCCGCCCGCTACGACTTCTTCCCCTACGGCGGCGTCCACCGCCCGGTCACGCTCTACGGTTTGCCGAAGACCTTCATCGAGGACGTGCGCGTCAAGACCTCGCTCGGCGGCACGGTCCGCGTCGAGGTGGACATAGACGGCGATGGGGAGTACGTCGCGGCGTGGCTCGACGATGGCGAAGAAGAAGTCGCCGACGCGGTCGAGGACGTGGCCGACGGCAGCGTCACGCTCACGCTCCGGGTGCCCGCCCCACGCCTGTGGTCGCGGGACGATCCGTTTCTCTACACCCTCCGGCTCGACCTCGGCACGGGAGACGAGACCGTGGACCGCGTCGAGGTGCCTGCCGGCATCCGCGAGGTGCGGGTCGAGGGGACGAGCCTGCTCCTCAACGGCGAGCCGGTCTTTCTGCGCGGCTTCGGCAAGCACGAGGACTTTCCCGTCCTCGGCAAGGCGCACCACCCGGCGCTCGTCGTCAAAGACTTCGGGCTGCTGCGGTGGGTCGGGGCCAACTCGTTCCGCACGAGCCACTACCCCTACGCCGAGGACTGGCTCGACGAGGCCGACCGCCGCGGCGTGCTCGTCCTCTCCGAGGTCCCCGCCGTCAGCCTCAACCACAGCAAGACGACGGACGCCACGCAAGCGGCCCACGCCGAGGCCATCCGCCAGCTCGTCCGCCGCGACCGCAACCACCCGTCGGTCGTCGGCTGGGTGATCGGCAACGAGCCGGGGCTGAGTGGGGAAGAGGAAGCCACGAACGAAGTTGCCGCTGACTACTGGCGTCCGCTCTTCGACCTCACGCACGACCTCGACCCGTCGCGGCCTGTGACGGTCCCGGTGCACGCACGCGGCCCCGGCGTTCCGCTCTACCCACTCTGCGACATCGTCTCGGTCAACCGCTACTACGGCTGGTACACGCAGCCGGGACAACTGGGCGAAGCCGCCCGGCTGCTGAAGGAGGAGCTGGACGAGATCGCGGACGCCCACGGCAAGCCGATCCTAGTGAGCGAGTTCGGGGCCGACACGCTCGCCGGGGCGCACGCGACGGTCCCGCGCCAGTTTACCGAGGAGTACCAGGCCGCGTTCATCGAGGCGTACCTCGACGTGATCGAGAACCACCCGGCGTGCTGCGGTGCCCACGTCTGGAACTTCGCTGATTTCCGCACGCCGCAGAACGTCCGCCGCGTGGTCGACAACCTCAAGGGCGTCTTCACCCGCACCCGCGACCCGAAGCGCGCCGCCTTCGCCCTCCGCGCCCGGTGGACTGGACAGCGCGGACCGGGGATGAGCGGAGTGGGAGGAGTGGGAGGAGTGGGAGGAGTGGGAGGAGTCAAGAAAAACCATCAAAGTTAG